A genomic stretch from Bactrocera tryoni isolate S06 unplaced genomic scaffold, CSIRO_BtryS06_freeze2 scaffold_847, whole genome shotgun sequence includes:
- the LOC120781997 gene encoding histidine-rich glycoprotein, which yields MKLNFLIVLIISAFFGVIMALPQPSGTPPSGPPPNGPRPSGPPPNGRRGPPPTNSTSSG from the exons atgaaattgaatttccTGATTGTTCTAATAATAAGCGCATTCTTCGGCGTCATAATG GCTCTTCCACAACCAAGTGGTACACCACCTAGCGGTCCTCCACCAAATGGACCACGTCCTAGCGGTCCACCACCAAACGGCC GACGCGGTCCCCCACCAACCAATAGCACCAGCTCGGGCTAG